One genomic window of Hydrogenispora ethanolica includes the following:
- a CDS encoding sensor histidine kinase — protein sequence MATKQPAFQTIRSKLLIAFLLMLATFALVSFISYYSERFLLNRVNVLLTHNLKLKEFRADVDNVVICLEKYLISRNFNNLRDYYRYSQAVDGEYANLGVIKPTLDNFLLLENIRNMTRSFLEQGEAAVQAKRARDSSGYHHAFLEVSRYRTNINWAIDRLITQQLEENSRQYLLISKRLTDIQRLGQVLIAGALLFSVIMTIWISYRLTKPLRKLVEAARTITRGKFTLPPLDVSSNDEVAVVAGTFNDMASSLDRLIREMKNQSELEKRLQEQELQNLSMKNTVREAELHALQSQINPHFLFNMLNAGVQLAVLENAEQTADYVDKVSSLLRYNLRRLDVPVSIAEEANHLRTYFFILRTRYGDDRFQFEVSIPEAVADVQIPLLTLQPIVENALIHGIEELESGGRITVRAWMEQEQAVIEVADNGRGIDESTLELLQQNKSRPPGHTTGLGLQNVKERLRIFFGADDLMRIESVSGRGTTVTLRLPARSGGESEVA from the coding sequence ATGGCCACCAAGCAGCCGGCCTTTCAGACCATCCGCAGCAAGCTGTTGATCGCCTTTCTGTTGATGTTGGCCACCTTCGCCCTGGTCAGCTTCATCTCGTATTATAGCGAGCGTTTTCTCTTAAACCGGGTGAACGTGCTGCTCACCCATAACCTCAAACTGAAAGAGTTCCGGGCCGATGTCGACAACGTCGTCATTTGCCTGGAGAAGTATCTGATTTCGCGCAACTTTAACAACCTGCGCGATTATTACCGGTACAGCCAGGCGGTGGACGGCGAATACGCCAACCTGGGCGTGATCAAACCCACGCTCGACAACTTCCTGCTCCTGGAGAATATCCGCAACATGACCCGCTCCTTTCTGGAACAGGGCGAAGCGGCGGTCCAGGCCAAGCGGGCCCGCGACAGCTCCGGTTATCATCATGCCTTTCTGGAAGTCTCCCGCTACCGGACCAATATCAACTGGGCGATCGACCGGCTGATCACCCAGCAATTGGAGGAGAACAGCCGCCAGTACCTGCTCATCTCCAAGCGGCTCACCGACATTCAGCGCCTGGGGCAGGTGTTGATCGCCGGCGCGCTGCTTTTCAGCGTGATCATGACCATCTGGATCAGCTACCGGTTGACCAAACCGCTGCGCAAATTGGTCGAAGCGGCCCGCACCATTACCCGGGGGAAGTTTACCCTGCCGCCGCTGGACGTCTCCTCCAACGACGAAGTGGCGGTGGTAGCCGGAACCTTCAACGACATGGCCTCCAGCCTCGACCGGCTGATCCGCGAGATGAAGAACCAGTCCGAGCTGGAAAAACGCCTGCAGGAACAGGAGCTGCAGAACCTGTCGATGAAGAATACCGTGCGCGAGGCGGAGCTGCACGCCTTGCAATCCCAGATCAATCCGCATTTTCTCTTTAACATGCTCAATGCCGGGGTCCAGCTGGCGGTGCTCGAGAACGCCGAGCAGACCGCCGATTACGTCGACAAAGTCTCGAGCCTGCTCCGCTACAATCTGCGCCGGCTCGACGTGCCGGTCTCCATCGCCGAGGAGGCCAACCATTTGCGCACGTATTTCTTTATCCTGCGGACCCGTTACGGCGATGACCGCTTCCAGTTCGAAGTGTCCATCCCCGAGGCGGTGGCCGACGTCCAGATCCCGCTGCTGACCCTGCAGCCCATCGTCGAGAATGCCTTGATTCACGGCATCGAGGAGCTGGAGTCGGGCGGCCGGATCACGGTGCGGGCCTGGATGGAGCAGGAGCAGGCCGTGATCGAAGTCGCCGATAACGGCCGGGGGATCGACGAGAGCACCCTGGAGCTGCTCCAGCAGAACAAGTCCCGCCCGCCGGGGCATACCACCGGGCTGGGCTTGCAAAACGTCAAGGAGCGGTTGCGGATCTTTTTCGGGGCAGACGATCTGATGCGGATCGAGAGCGTCTCCGGTCGGGGCACGACCGTGACCTTACGATTGCCGGCGCGGTCCGGCGGGGAGAGTGAAGTCGCATGA
- a CDS encoding response regulator: MMRVLVADDEQIMLDALAKVLTPKEGVELATARSGREAIEIAESFRPDLVMMDIKMPGINGLEALAEIRRFNPHTVLVILSAYDNFNYAQEAIRLAVFDYLLKPINKTRMMEMIHKVQAHLDGLRAARQEELALRERYKKLLPLIENEFLHALQNGIDRPALAEYQELLGIDFQYGFFLAVLYSDDSYPATGEMEEKYLVREKLEELAEGIRHLFPCLVGPVKTNPITVFVPLSRLEGDGAATGTLYANKILEYFRNERGITRTRIGVGGIHESPASLGRSYQEAMLALNFPSDNPICCYETFRRYDAADWESELRQQLQEIAEAVRFGHLYRTEILLNRLAARYGGVTVPERHILLGELLELLLSTFRLVRENAKIAMAYPSPDQLLTWFATDQTTAAIIQNIAGQILALTHKIKDGRESQVKAVILQAKEQIDRMYQEDLSLDDLAQAVSVSPFYLSRLFREELGVSFTEYITKLRLEKALTLLAEGFPVKECCFAVGYNDPNYFSRLFRKYYHLSPTEYRDEALQRKERLSQNE, from the coding sequence ATGATGCGGGTGCTGGTTGCCGACGACGAACAGATTATGCTGGACGCCCTCGCCAAAGTCCTGACGCCGAAGGAAGGCGTCGAGCTGGCGACCGCCCGGTCCGGCCGGGAAGCGATCGAGATCGCCGAGAGTTTCCGGCCCGATCTGGTGATGATGGACATCAAGATGCCGGGGATCAACGGCTTGGAAGCCCTGGCCGAGATCCGGCGCTTCAACCCCCATACGGTGCTGGTGATCCTGTCGGCCTACGACAATTTCAACTATGCCCAGGAAGCCATCCGTCTCGCGGTCTTCGATTATCTGCTGAAGCCGATCAACAAGACCCGGATGATGGAGATGATCCACAAGGTCCAGGCCCATCTGGACGGCTTGCGTGCCGCCCGCCAGGAGGAACTCGCCCTCCGGGAACGGTACAAGAAATTATTGCCGCTGATCGAGAACGAGTTCCTCCATGCGCTGCAGAACGGGATCGACCGGCCGGCCCTGGCCGAGTACCAGGAATTGCTGGGGATCGACTTTCAGTACGGCTTCTTTCTGGCGGTGCTTTACTCGGACGACAGTTACCCGGCCACCGGGGAGATGGAGGAGAAATACCTGGTCCGCGAGAAGCTGGAGGAACTGGCCGAAGGGATCCGCCACCTCTTTCCCTGCCTGGTCGGGCCGGTCAAGACCAACCCGATCACCGTCTTTGTGCCGCTTTCCCGGCTCGAAGGGGACGGGGCGGCCACCGGAACCCTATACGCCAACAAGATTTTGGAATACTTCCGCAACGAGCGCGGCATCACCCGGACCCGCATCGGCGTGGGCGGCATTCACGAGTCCCCGGCCAGCCTCGGCCGGTCCTACCAGGAAGCGATGCTGGCCTTGAACTTCCCCTCCGACAACCCGATCTGCTGCTATGAGACGTTCCGGCGCTATGACGCGGCGGATTGGGAGAGCGAGCTCCGCCAGCAGCTGCAGGAGATCGCCGAGGCGGTGCGTTTCGGTCACCTCTACCGCACCGAGATTCTGCTGAACCGGCTGGCCGCCCGCTACGGCGGTGTGACCGTTCCCGAGCGCCATATCCTCCTGGGCGAGCTGCTCGAATTATTGCTGTCCACCTTCAGGCTGGTCCGGGAGAACGCCAAGATCGCCATGGCCTATCCCTCTCCCGATCAGCTGTTGACCTGGTTCGCCACGGATCAGACCACCGCGGCGATCATCCAGAATATCGCGGGCCAGATCCTGGCCCTGACCCACAAGATCAAGGACGGCCGGGAAAGCCAGGTCAAGGCGGTCATTCTGCAGGCCAAGGAACAGATTGACCGGATGTACCAGGAGGATCTGAGCCTCGACGATCTGGCCCAGGCGGTGTCGGTCAGCCCCTTCTATCTGAGCCGGCTCTTCCGGGAAGAACTGGGCGTCAGTTTCACCGAATACATCACCAAGCTCCGGCTGGAGAAAGCCCTTACTTTGCTGGCGGAGGGATTCCCGGTCAAGGAATGCTGCTTTGCGGTAGGCTACAACGATCCCAACTATTTCTCGCGGCTGTTCCGGAAGTACTACCACCTCTCGCCCACCGAATACCGGGACGAAGCCTTACAGCGAAAGGAGCGGCTGAGCCAGAATGAGTAA
- a CDS encoding sugar ABC transporter substrate-binding protein, whose amino-acid sequence MSKRRSYGLLALALLGLTLLSGCSWWQAFSGARPIGYQPIRIGLAMATLQEERWWRDREYLAERARQLGAELIVQNANNEQQEQYQQVEYLLSRGIDVLVIVPHDLNQAAAAVQLAKKAGIKVISYDRLIRNANLDLYISFDNIKVGELMAEYLVNRTPNGNYVIINGAPTDNNCYMFNQGYKNVLTNFIKDGRIRITFEAWADDWKPEIAYQYIQTLLSQKKPFNAVIAANDSLASAVIEALSEWRLAGKILVVGHDADLSGCQRIVEGTQLMTVYKPIRKLAYRAADLAVAMAGGKNYKTNHAPIFNGKHFVPSEIITPIPIDKENMDIIVRDGFHRKSEIYMNVPSHR is encoded by the coding sequence ATGAGTAAAAGACGATCCTACGGTTTGTTAGCCCTCGCCTTACTGGGTCTGACCCTGTTGAGCGGCTGCTCCTGGTGGCAGGCGTTCAGCGGCGCGCGGCCCATCGGCTATCAGCCGATCCGGATCGGCCTGGCTATGGCCACGCTGCAGGAGGAACGCTGGTGGCGGGACCGCGAATATCTGGCGGAACGCGCCCGCCAGCTCGGCGCGGAGTTGATCGTCCAGAACGCCAACAACGAGCAGCAGGAGCAGTACCAGCAGGTCGAATACCTGCTCAGCCGGGGCATCGACGTACTGGTGATCGTGCCCCACGATCTGAACCAGGCGGCGGCAGCCGTCCAGCTGGCCAAGAAAGCCGGGATCAAGGTCATCTCCTATGACCGCCTGATCCGCAACGCCAATCTCGATCTCTATATCTCTTTCGATAACATCAAGGTCGGGGAGCTGATGGCCGAGTACCTGGTCAACCGCACTCCCAACGGCAATTACGTGATCATCAACGGCGCGCCCACCGATAATAACTGCTATATGTTCAACCAGGGCTATAAAAACGTCCTGACCAACTTCATCAAAGACGGCCGGATCCGGATCACCTTCGAAGCCTGGGCCGACGATTGGAAGCCCGAGATCGCTTATCAATACATCCAGACCCTGCTCAGCCAGAAAAAGCCGTTCAACGCGGTCATCGCGGCCAACGACAGCCTGGCCAGCGCGGTCATTGAAGCGCTCTCCGAATGGCGGCTGGCCGGCAAGATCCTGGTGGTCGGCCACGACGCCGATCTCTCCGGCTGCCAGCGGATCGTCGAAGGCACCCAGTTGATGACGGTCTACAAGCCCATCCGCAAGCTGGCCTACAGAGCCGCCGATCTGGCCGTGGCGATGGCCGGCGGCAAGAACTACAAGACCAACCACGCCCCCATCTTCAACGGCAAACATTTCGTGCCTTCGGAGATCATCACGCCCATCCCCATCGATAAGGAAAACATGGACATCATCGTGAGGGACGGTTTCCACCGCAAGTCGGAGATCTATATGAACGTGCCCTCCCACCGCTAG
- the xylF gene encoding D-xylose ABC transporter substrate-binding protein — protein sequence MGLLLVMVASTVCMAAPKLRIGLSMDTLKEERWQKDRDIFIAEAKKRGAEVLVQSANSDDALQVSQAENLLSQGVDVLVVIPHNAEACATIVESAKKSKVPVIAYDRLIKNCNLDLYISFDNEQVGYLQASYITKLKPTGTYVYIGGAPTDNNAYMFKAGAMKVLDPLVKAGKIKIAYDQFTNDWKPEVAQSNMENALTKLNNKVDAVVAANDGTAGGVIQALTDQKLAGKVPVSGQDADLAACQRIVEGTQAMTVYKPIKKIAVASAQAAVLLAQGKKVKTNKTVDNGKIKVPFLALTPVQVDKSNMFSAVIKDGFHKLEDVYRNVPKNEWPK from the coding sequence ATGGGTTTATTGCTGGTGATGGTCGCCAGTACCGTCTGCATGGCAGCACCCAAGCTGCGGATCGGTCTGTCCATGGATACGCTGAAGGAAGAGCGTTGGCAGAAAGACCGTGACATCTTCATCGCCGAAGCCAAAAAACGCGGCGCCGAAGTATTGGTCCAATCCGCCAACAGCGATGACGCCCTGCAAGTATCGCAAGCCGAGAACCTGCTTTCCCAAGGCGTTGACGTCCTGGTCGTCATCCCGCACAACGCCGAGGCCTGCGCCACCATCGTGGAATCAGCCAAGAAGTCCAAGGTTCCGGTCATCGCTTATGACCGCCTGATCAAAAACTGCAATCTCGACCTGTACATCTCCTTCGACAACGAGCAGGTCGGCTACTTGCAAGCCAGCTACATCACAAAATTGAAACCCACCGGCACCTACGTTTATATCGGCGGCGCCCCGACCGACAACAACGCGTACATGTTCAAAGCCGGCGCGATGAAGGTTCTCGATCCGCTGGTCAAAGCGGGCAAGATTAAGATCGCCTACGACCAGTTCACCAACGACTGGAAACCGGAAGTCGCCCAGAGCAACATGGAGAACGCCCTGACCAAACTGAATAACAAAGTCGACGCGGTCGTGGCCGCCAATGACGGCACCGCCGGCGGCGTCATCCAGGCCCTCACCGACCAGAAGCTGGCCGGCAAGGTTCCGGTATCCGGTCAAGACGCCGACCTGGCCGCCTGCCAACGGATCGTGGAAGGCACCCAAGCAATGACCGTTTACAAACCGATCAAGAAGATCGCCGTCGCTTCCGCCCAAGCCGCCGTCCTGCTGGCCCAAGGCAAGAAAGTCAAAACCAACAAGACCGTCGACAACGGCAAAATCAAAGTGCCGTTCCTGGCCCTTACCCCGGTTCAGGTCGACAAGTCCAACATGTTCAGCGCGGTTATCAAAGATGGTTTCCACAAACTGGAAGACGTCTACCGCAATGTTCCGAAGAACGAGTGGCCGAAATAA
- a CDS encoding xylose ABC transporter ATP-binding protein, translating into MEQYILEMRQITKEFPGVRALKNVSFQVKPGEIHALCGENGAGKSTLMKVLSGVHPYGSYSGEILIDGVPQSFHNIRASEDAGIAIINQELSVIKQLNIGENIFLGNEPNHHGIIDWPKLYFETSKWLEEVGLKLRPDTKVVNLGVGQQQLVEIAKALSKQARILILDEPTAALTENEVETLMGILRRLRASGVSCIYISHKLAEVFAIADTITILRDGETIATKPVGDTSENEVISMMVGRELSDRFPRVDHHFGEVVMEVENFQVYDPDNPARQIIFDASFAVRQGEILGIAGLMGAGRTELVSSIFGGFSGHHTGTVRIAGKAVTIGSPVDAIRQGIALVTEDRKRYGLVLGQDVKKNLTLACLDDLCKYQVINFNEEIKQSEEQMAALRIKAPSLASNVNNLSGGNQQKVVVGKWLLTKPQILILDEPTRGIDVGAKFEIYNIMNQLKMSGVAIIMVSSELPEILGMSDRILVMHEGRISGEFLYNEADQETIMLAATGGN; encoded by the coding sequence GTGGAGCAGTACATTTTGGAAATGCGGCAGATCACCAAAGAATTTCCAGGGGTGCGCGCCCTCAAAAATGTCAGTTTCCAAGTGAAACCCGGCGAGATCCACGCCCTCTGCGGTGAAAACGGCGCCGGGAAATCGACCCTGATGAAAGTGTTGAGCGGGGTCCACCCGTACGGCAGTTATAGCGGTGAGATCCTCATCGACGGCGTTCCGCAAAGTTTTCATAATATTCGGGCGTCGGAAGACGCCGGCATCGCCATTATCAACCAAGAACTCTCCGTCATCAAGCAATTGAACATCGGCGAGAATATCTTTCTCGGCAATGAACCGAACCATCACGGCATCATCGACTGGCCCAAACTTTACTTTGAAACTTCCAAGTGGTTGGAGGAAGTGGGTCTCAAGCTCCGTCCCGACACCAAGGTGGTCAACCTGGGCGTCGGCCAGCAACAATTGGTGGAGATCGCCAAAGCCCTCTCCAAACAGGCCCGCATCTTAATTCTGGACGAACCGACCGCCGCCTTGACCGAAAACGAAGTCGAGACCTTGATGGGAATCTTGCGTCGGCTCCGCGCCAGCGGCGTGTCCTGTATTTATATATCGCACAAGCTCGCCGAGGTTTTCGCCATCGCCGACACCATCACCATCCTGCGCGACGGCGAAACCATCGCCACCAAACCGGTGGGCGATACCTCGGAGAATGAAGTCATCTCGATGATGGTGGGCCGGGAACTCTCGGATCGTTTTCCCCGGGTCGATCATCATTTCGGCGAAGTGGTGATGGAGGTCGAGAATTTCCAGGTCTACGATCCCGACAACCCCGCCCGGCAAATTATTTTTGACGCCAGCTTCGCGGTGCGGCAGGGCGAGATCCTGGGCATCGCCGGCCTGATGGGCGCCGGCCGGACCGAACTGGTCTCGAGCATCTTCGGCGGCTTTTCCGGCCACCACACCGGCACGGTGCGCATCGCCGGAAAAGCGGTCACCATCGGTTCGCCGGTGGACGCCATCCGCCAAGGTATCGCGCTGGTGACCGAAGACCGCAAACGTTACGGCCTGGTGCTGGGCCAGGATGTCAAGAAGAATCTGACCCTGGCCTGCCTGGATGATCTCTGCAAGTATCAGGTGATCAACTTCAACGAGGAGATCAAACAGAGCGAGGAGCAAATGGCGGCGCTGCGGATCAAGGCCCCGTCCCTGGCCTCCAATGTCAACAACTTGAGCGGCGGCAACCAGCAGAAAGTCGTCGTCGGCAAGTGGCTATTGACCAAGCCGCAGATCCTGATCCTCGACGAACCGACCCGCGGCATCGATGTCGGCGCCAAGTTCGAGATCTACAATATCATGAATCAGCTCAAGATGAGCGGGGTCGCCATCATCATGGTCTCTTCGGAGCTTCCGGAGATCCTCGGCATGAGCGACCGGATCTTAGTCATGCACGAAGGCCGCATCAGCGGCGAATTCTTGTATAACGAGGCCGACCAGGAAACGATCATGTTGGCCGCTACAGGAGGGAATTAA